A genomic segment from Oncorhynchus keta strain PuntledgeMale-10-30-2019 chromosome 7, Oket_V2, whole genome shotgun sequence encodes:
- the LOC118386035 gene encoding Golgi reassembly-stacking protein 2-like: protein MGGAQSIEIPGGGSEGYHVLRVQENSPGHLAGLEPFFDFIISISDTRLNKDNDTLKDLLKVNVEKPIKMLVYSSKTLELRETTVTPSNMWGGQGLLGVSIRFCSFEGANENVWHVLEVEPNSPAALAGLRPLTDYIIGADTVMNESEDLFSLIETHEGKGLKLYVYNTDTDNCREVVITPNSEWGGEGSLGCGIGYGYLHRIPTQPFEEGKKISFPRQIPSEPVSPLKDGFTEVQLSAVSPQPAVPSAPTGLKQNLSDLSISSAPLTVPNALQTGVTTMPLLPSQVGPLLSTVPPILPATTLPGLMSLPGGLPPLPNLPNLNFTLPDFGTVSLPGIGGMPPAGFPPLAPLPPLNLSMLNSQLPLVPGVTLPPSEFTLPPVSVNVSYEQRPALILDTKSSSASVVIDKLTETLLPTPVASFEPTEATSESS from the exons ATGGGGGGAGCACAGAGCATcgaaatacctggaggaggatcCGAAGGTTATCACGTCCTCAGA GTGCAAGAGAACTCCCCTGGTCATCTTGCAGGATTGGAACCATTCTTTGACTTTATTATTTCCATCAGTGACACAAGATTG AACAAAGATAATGACACATTAAAAGACTTGCTGAAGGTGAACGTGGAGAAACCCATCAAGATGCTGGTATACAGCAGCAAGACACTTGAGCTGAGGGAGACAACAGTCACACCCAGCAACATGTGGGGAGGCCAGGGGCTGCTGGGTGTCAGCATCCGATTCTGCAGCTTCGAAGGAGCCAATGAGAATGTGTGGCATGTTTTG GAAGTAGAGCCAAATTCTCCTGCAGCCCTGGCTGGTTTGAGACCACTCACTGACTACATCATAGGTGCAGACACTGTCATGAACGAG TCTGAAGATCTCTTCTCCCTCATTGAAACTCATGAAGGGAAAGGGCTTAAGTTGTATGTGTATAACACTGACACGGACAACTGTCGGGAGGTGGTCATCACTCCAAACTCTGAATGGGGTGGAGAGGGCAG CCTAGGTTGTGGGATTGGCTATGGCTATCTGCACAGGATACCCACACAACCATTTGAAGAGGGTAAGAAGATCAGTTTCCCCAGACAGATTCCAAGTGAGCCGGTTTCCCCACTCAAGGATGGCTTCACAGAG GTTCAGCTCTCTGCTGTCAGTCCTCAACCTGCGGTGCCTTCTGCTCCTACTGGGTTGAAACAAAATCTCTCTGACCTGTCAATCAGCTCAGCTCCTCTCACTGTACCGAACGCTCTACAAACAG GAGTGACTACTATGCCACTGTTGCCTAGCCAAGTCGGCCCGCTGCTAAGCACCGTACCTCCAATCCTCCCTGCTACCACGTTACCAG GTCTAATGTCGTTACCCGGAGGACTACCTCCCCTTCCCAACCTGCCAAACTTGAATTTCACTTTGCCAGACTTCGGCACTGTATCGTTACCAGGTATCGGAGGGATGCCACCAGCAG GTTTCCCTCCATTGGCACCTCTTCCTCCCCTAAATCTATCCATGCTCAACTCCCAGCTGCCCCTGGTCCCAGGGGTAACTCTGCCTCCATCTGAGTTCACTCTTCCACCTGTCTCTGTAAATGTCTCCTATGAGCAGAGACCTGCCCTCATCCTGGACACAAAATCCTCCAGCGCCTCAGTGGTCATTGACAAATTGACAGAAACACTCCTCCCTACACCAGTGGCCTCCTTTGAACCAACAGAAGCGACCTCTGAGTCCTCCTAA